GCCTGCGTCTCCATAGACATGATGATTTCCTTTCTTGTTTTCCACCCCAGCGGAGTGGCTTTCCACTCCGGGGGGATGGCTTTGCCACCCCGTGATACAGGGCGGATTTGGAAATTATCAAGCGTTCAGCACGCGGCCGTAAGCATCGAGCACCGCTTCCTTCATCGATTCCGACACGGTCGGATGCGGGAAGATCGTGTGCATCAGCTCTTCCTCGGTCGTTTCGAGGTTCATCGCGACGACGAAGCCCTGAATGAGCTCGGTGACTTCGGCGCCGACCATATGGGCGCCGAGCAGTTCGCCGGTCTTCTTGTCGAAGATCACCTTCACCATGCCCTGGTCTTCGCCGAGCGCGATCGCCTTGCCGTTCGCTGCGAAGGAGAAGCGGCCGACGCGGATGTCGCGGCCGAGTTCCTTGGCCCTCGCTTCGGTGATGCCGACGGAGGCGACCTGCGGATTGCAATAGGTGCAGCCCGGGACCTTGCCCTTGTCGGTCGGATGGACATTGGGAAGGCCGGCGATCTTTTCGACGCAGACGACGCCCTCATGCTCTGCCTTGTGCGCCAGCATCGGCGGGCCGGCGACATCGCCGATCGCATAGATGCCGGCGATATTGGTCTTGCCGTAGCCATCGATGACGACGCAGCCGCGGTCGGTCTTGACGCCGAGCGCTTCGAGGCCGAGGTTTTCGATATTGCCCTGAACGCCGACGGCCGAAATCAACCGGTCGGCAGTGATCTGCTGCACCTTGCCATCGGCCGTCTCGACATGAGCGGTGACGCTGCCGGCACCCTTCTCAACCTTCGAAACCTTGGCGCTGGTGAAGATCTTGAGGCCACGCTTTTCAAGCTGCTTGCGGGCGATCGCCGTGATCTCGGCATCCTCGACCGGCATGATGGTCGGCATGACTTCGACGACCGTGACGTCGACGCCCATCGAGCGATAGAAGCTGGCGAATTCGATGCCGATCGCGCCCGAGCCCATGACGATCAGCGACTTCGGCAGAACATCCGGCTTCAGCGCCTCGAAATAGGTCCAGATCAGCTTGCCATCCGGCTCGATGCCGGGCAGCGCGCGCGGACGGGCGCCTGTGGCGATGATGATATGCTTGGCGGTATAGGTACCCTCGCCGCTCTTGACGTTCTTCGGCAGCGGGTGCTGCGGCTCGACGACGGGCTTCGACGACTTGCCGACGACGACCTCTCCGGGCTTGGTGATCTTTGCCTCGCCCCAGATGATGTCGATCTTGTTCTTCTTCATCAGGAAGCCGACGCCGGCATTCAGACGGGCGGAGACGGCGCGCGAGCGGCCGACGACGGCCTTGGCATCCGGCTTGACCGTGCCTTCGAGAACGAGGCCGAAATCCTTGAAGTGATTTGCGTGGTCGAGCACCTCGGCCGAGCGCAGCAGCGCCTTGGTCGGGATGCAGCCCCAGTTCAGGCAGATGCCGCCCATATGCTCGCGCTCGACGATCGCGGTCTTGAGGCCGAGCTGGCTGGCACGGATGGCAGCGACATAGCCGCCAGGACCCGAACCGATGATGATGACGTCGTAGGATTCAGCCATGTGTTTCCTGCCTTTGTTACGCTGCGCTGCGGGTCATGAGCACCCACGCATGTCTCTTGCTGTTTTCGAAGAGCGGCACGGCATCGGCGCGCGCAGCCTCCAGGAATCCGTTTCTTCCATAAAGCGACAAAGCCGCTTCGTTGTCGCTGGCGGTGATCAGGCTGACGGGCCGCCGATCGGCCCTTTCGATCTGATCGTCCAGCAGCCTGCGTCCGATGCCGATGCCGCGCAGATGGCGATAGACGCCGAGACTGCCGATGAACCAGCTTCCGACCACCGTCTTCTGCAAGACAAGCATCGGTGCGGTTGCCGGAATAGTCGCCTCGATATCGCCTATCCCCTCACCCAGCGCATGGCCGATCGCCACACCCGCGACCTCGCCATAGGCCTCGGCAATGACGGCATCCCGCCAGCCGCCGACAGCCTCCTCCTCGCCCATCTTCAGCCGGCCCTGCTCCAGCGGCGTGTCGCTCACGCCGTTTTCCACACCGGCAAACCAGAGCCAGGAGGCAAAACCGCGCGATGCGATATCCGCCAGAATCGCCAGCTCCGAGGCATCCCGCCGTGAGGCCTGCCGGAGGGCGATGAAGGAGGTCATGCTCAGATCCCCAGCATCATCCGCACGATCGATTCCAGCCCGCGTCCAAGCGCACGCGTATTCTCCGCATCGAGGTGAATGCCGTCGATCGGTGTGGTCTTGGCGACCGAATTGCCGTCGAAGAAGCCACAACCGAGTTCGTCGGCAAGATCACGATAAAGCGTTGCAAGCTTTGCCGATTCCTCGATGCCGCCGGGAAACGATGCGGCGAAGGGCACATTGCCCGTCGCGCGGATCGCCGGCGGCGCCACGATCAAAATCTCCGGCCCATCGAATTCGAAGGGCCAGGCATGATTGCGGATCAGCCGCACGAGCCGGCTGATGCCCTGGCATGCGGCAAAGGCCGAGCCTGCCACGACCGGCTTCATGTCATTGGTGCCGAGCAGAAGGATGACGAGGTCGAGCGGTGCATGCGTTTGCAGGATCGTCGGCAGGATGCGCGCACCGTTGCGGTCGCAATCGGCGAGATGGTCGTCGAAAGCGGTGGTGCGACCGTTCAAGCCTTCGGCGATGATACGCGCGTCACCGCCGAGCGCTGCCTGAAGCACGCTCGGCCAGCGATTCTTGTAATCATGACGGCCGATCGTCTCGGCGTCATAACCCCAGGTCAGCGAGTCACCATAGCAAAGAACGGTCTTGGTCATTTCCGCCTCCGCGACGCTATCAGACAAGCATGCCCATCGGGTTCTCGATGTAGCCCTTGAAGGCCTGGAGCAGCTCGGCGCCGAGCGCGCCATCGACGCAGCGATGGTCGGTCGAGAGCGTGACTGACATCACGGTGGCAATCGCCATTTCGCCCTTCTTGACGACGACCCGCTGTTCGCCGGCGCCGACCGCGAGGATCGTCGCATGCGGCGGATTGACGACGGCTGTGAAGTTCTTCACGCCCATCATGCCCATGTTCGAGACCGAACTGGTGCCGCCCTGATATTCCTCAGGCTTCAGCTTGCGGTCCTTGGCCCGCTTGCCGAGATCGCGCATCTCGTTGGAGATCGTCGACAGGGTCTTTTCCTCGGCCTTGCGGATGATCGGGGTGATCAGGCCGCCGGGGA
The nucleotide sequence above comes from Rhizobium indicum. Encoded proteins:
- the lpdA gene encoding dihydrolipoyl dehydrogenase; the protein is MAESYDVIIIGSGPGGYVAAIRASQLGLKTAIVEREHMGGICLNWGCIPTKALLRSAEVLDHANHFKDFGLVLEGTVKPDAKAVVGRSRAVSARLNAGVGFLMKKNKIDIIWGEAKITKPGEVVVGKSSKPVVEPQHPLPKNVKSGEGTYTAKHIIIATGARPRALPGIEPDGKLIWTYFEALKPDVLPKSLIVMGSGAIGIEFASFYRSMGVDVTVVEVMPTIMPVEDAEITAIARKQLEKRGLKIFTSAKVSKVEKGAGSVTAHVETADGKVQQITADRLISAVGVQGNIENLGLEALGVKTDRGCVVIDGYGKTNIAGIYAIGDVAGPPMLAHKAEHEGVVCVEKIAGLPNVHPTDKGKVPGCTYCNPQVASVGITEARAKELGRDIRVGRFSFAANGKAIALGEDQGMVKVIFDKKTGELLGAHMVGAEVTELIQGFVVAMNLETTEEELMHTIFPHPTVSESMKEAVLDAYGRVLNA
- a CDS encoding GNAT family N-acetyltransferase, with protein sequence MTSFIALRQASRRDASELAILADIASRGFASWLWFAGVENGVSDTPLEQGRLKMGEEEAVGGWRDAVIAEAYGEVAGVAIGHALGEGIGDIEATIPATAPMLVLQKTVVGSWFIGSLGVYRHLRGIGIGRRLLDDQIERADRRPVSLITASDNEAALSLYGRNGFLEAARADAVPLFENSKRHAWVLMTRSAA
- a CDS encoding SGNH/GDSL hydrolase family protein, giving the protein MTKTVLCYGDSLTWGYDAETIGRHDYKNRWPSVLQAALGGDARIIAEGLNGRTTAFDDHLADCDRNGARILPTILQTHAPLDLVILLLGTNDMKPVVAGSAFAACQGISRLVRLIRNHAWPFEFDGPEILIVAPPAIRATGNVPFAASFPGGIEESAKLATLYRDLADELGCGFFDGNSVAKTTPIDGIHLDAENTRALGRGLESIVRMMLGI